From a region of the Papilio machaon chromosome 26, ilPapMach1.1, whole genome shotgun sequence genome:
- the LOC106718271 gene encoding isoleucine--tRNA ligase, mitochondrial yields MGLIRKSLYYGLNLRIYTSNNFCINCIRAKSSAEAKTKTYSHTILFPKTLFPTRSNNAIKEEVQKMAQFAELYTWQRENLKGPEFVLHDGPPYANGDLHMGHAVNKIIKDINNRSQILQGNKVHYVPGWDCHGLPIELKALQKAKKSSKNISSPVHIRQIARDFALETVTKQKMAFQSWGIMANWDTCYLTLNKNYVQNQLRQFYKMYKSGLIFRALKPVYWSPSSKTALAEAELEYDPQFKSKEVYVKFPLESVPVAANNVISGKDISALVWTTTPWTLVANKAICYNPNMKYSVCELSDKSTDLFLIASAQIEYLEKVFGVEIKKIIEFDGKELQGMKYKSLLTSEKLPFLEASHVTEGKGTGLVHTAPAHGPDDFLVALKNNMTVECNVDESGRYINLGDRFDGLYVLGDGQDEVINVLEDSIIHKNVYIHSYPLDWRTKKPVIIRASQQWFIDTAALKDKALAGLDKVSLLPPSSAVQSRQGFRAQLEKRPYWCISRQRAWGVPIPVLYSGERVIVDDGVIEKLCNLIEKNNTDVWWTCDVRDLIPDDVRNKYNLKYEEVSKGNDIMDIWLDSGLSWQTLEGKRANLYSEGVDQLTGWFQTSLLTSLALTGEAPFKSIFVHGFVVDEKKRKMSKSIGNVIDPYTIIYGDKKQPGYGVDTLRWWVASHSTQHSQIVISKKLLEDCQSEVIRIRAIIKYLLGVVSDMDKGNFVVQPKLNYFDQFIIMETYNFLQQITDHYNNFRYNHAAQSILFFISNKVSSLYCHCIKDRLYCSAKDSDQRQSAQLTIHTILVALCKAIGPILPHLIEEAWQHHTLYVKPFYFTKEIPMLPNKNIDTSLMVAILEIKRDVCVLNKNENLKKFNLHLKLNSDLFCKLNTLNYSDDVYDSVLTEILEVSSVSLEEVRNGGKPWHIELSKSKKNQCLRCRKYNVLDNSDKCLRCESVVSAL; encoded by the exons atgggttTAATCcgaaaaagtttatattacgGGCTAAATTTGAGAATATATAccagtaataatttttgtataaattgtataagAGCTAAAAGTTCGGCTGAAGCAAAAACGAAAACGTATTCACACACAATTTTGTTTCCGAAAACACTTTTTCCAACTCGTTCTAACAATGCTATCAAAGAAGAGGTTCAGAag ATGGCTCAGTTCGCAGAACTTTATACATGGCAAAGAGAAAACTTGAAAGGTCctgaatttgttttacatgATGGACCTCCATATGCGAATGGCGACTTACACATGGGACATGCTGTTAATAAg attataaaagatataaacaaCAGAAGTCAAATATTACAAGGCAATAAAGTCCATTATGTACCAGGGTGGGACTGTCACGGACTTCCAATAGAATTAAAAGCCTtacaaaaagcaaaaaaatcatcaaaaaaTATCTCATCACCTGTGCATATACGACAGATTGCAAGAGACTTTGCATTAGAAACAGTTACAAAGCAAAAGATGGCTTTCCAAAGTTGGGGTATTATGGCTAATTGGGATACTTGTTATTTgacattgaataaaaattatgtacaaaatcAATTGAGACAGttctataaaatgtataagtcAGGATTAATATTTCGTGCACTAAAACCTGTTTATTGGTCACCATCATCAaa AACAGCTCTTGCAGAAGCGGAATTGGAATATGATCCACAGTTTAAGAGCAAAGAGGTTTATGTTAAGTTCCCATTGGAAAGTGTGCCTGTTGCTgctaataatgttatttctgg taAGGATATCTCAGCATTAGTATGGACAACAACACCTTGGACTTTAGTCGCAAATAAAGCTATATGTTACAATCCAAACATGAAATACAGCGTGTGCGAATTAAGTGACAAGTCAACTGATTTGTTTCTAATTGCCAGTGCACAAATTGAGTATTTGGAAAAGGTTTTTGGTGTGGagattaagaaaattattgaatttgatG GTAAAGAACTACAAGGTATGAAGTATAAAAGTTTACTAACATCAGAGAAGCTTCCATTCTTAGAAGCGAGTCATGTGACGGAAGGGAAAGGGACAGGTTTAGTTCATACTGCGCCGGCGCATGGACCTGATGATTTTTTGGTCGCTTTGAAGAATAATATGACAGTG GAATGTAATGTAGACGAATCAGGTCGTTATATAAATTTGGGAGATAGATTTGATGGTCTGTACGTCCTTGGAGATGGTCAAGACGAGGTTATTAATGTTCTAGAAGATTCCATTATTCATAAGAATGTATACATACATTCATATCCTTTGGATTGGAGGACGAAGAAACCTGTCATCATCAGAGCCAGCCAGCAGTGGTTCATTGATACAGCCGCTTTGAAGGATAAAGCATTG GCAGGTCTAGATAAAGTATCTCTGCTGCCACCGTCTAGCGCGGTTCAGTCTAGACAAGGTTTTCGAGCTCAGCTTGAGAAGCGACCCTATTGGTGTATATCTAGACAGCGCGCTTGGGGCGTGCCCATACCTGTCTTGTACAGCGGTGAAAGGGTTATCGTCGATGa tggAGTTATAGAAAAGTTGTGCaatttgatagaaaaaaataacacggATGTTTGGTGGACTTGTGACGTCAGAGATCTGATCCCAGATGACgtcagaaataaatataatttgaagtaTGAAGAAGTTAGTAAAGGGAAT GACATAATGGATATCTGGTTGGATTCCGGCTTATCGTGGCAGACATTGGAGGGCAAACGCGCTAATCTTTACTCTGAAGGTGTCGACCAGCTCACCGGCTGGTTCCAAACATCGTTGTTGACTTCCTTAGCTTTAACTGGGGAAGCTCCTTTTAA atcgATTTTCGTACACGGCTTTGTAGTAGATGAGAAGAAACGAAAAATGTCCAAATCTATAGGAAATGTTATAGATCcttatactattatttatgGAGATAAGAAACAACCAGGTTATGGTGTAGATACATTGAG GTGGTGGGTTGCTAGCCATTCCACTCAACATTCACAAATCGTGATCAGCAAGAAACTTCTAGAAGATTGTCAAAGTGAGGTTATAAGAATTCGCGCCATAATCAAATATCTTCTAGGAGTTGTCAGTGACATGGACAAAGGAAATTTCGTTGTACAgccaaaattaaattacttcgatcaatttattattatggaaacatataattttctacaaCAAATTACTGatcattacaataattttagataCAATCACGCAGCgcaatctattttattttttatcagtaATAAAGTATCAAGTTTATACTGTCATTGTATAAAAGATAGGTTATACTGTTCCGCAAAAGATTCTGACCAAAGACAATCCGCTCAATTAACAATTCATACGATTTTAGTCGCTCTGTGCAAAGCTATAGGACCTATTTTACCGCATTTGATAGAGGAGGCATGGCAACACCATACTTTATACGTGAAACcgttttattttaccaaaGAAATACCGATGCtgccaaataaaaatattgatacatCTCTAATGGTAGCCATTTTGGAAATCAAAAGAGACGTTtgtgtgttaaataaaaatgaaaatttaaaaaagtttaatttgcatttgaaattaaattctgatttgttttgtaaattgaatacTTTGAATTATTCTGATGATGTTTACGATAGTGTATTGACAGAAATTCTTGAAGTTTCATCTGTCAGTTTAGAAGAGGTTAGAAATGGCGGGAAACCTTGGCACATTGAGTTGTCAAAGAGTAAGAAGAATCAATGTTTGAGATGTAGAAAGTATAATGTTTTAGATAACAGTGATAAATGTTTAAGATGTGAAAGTGTTGTTTCtgcgttataa